The segment TGCATCCTGGGCGTCCTGGTTTATTCTATTTTTGGAGTTTAAATAAAGCatgttgtttttctttcttcgaTGTCACATTTGTGTGGGCTGAATTTTGATTTGACTAGTTTTTCGTTGAACTTTGAGTTGGAGTGACTAATTCATCTGAAAAGTTTGAGGTGCCTACGGTCTCAGCCTATAGTTCTTGCTGATTGGTAGTGGACTGCTGGCACGGTTGCTATATGCATGCTTGTGGGAGCTagtatatggaaaaaaaataccaaAGTTAGAGAACAGGAAGGGATAAAACTAAGTCATACAAACGATGAATGAGAGAACTTTATGATCTAGCAGTTCTTTAGCATTACTGGAGACTGAATGATGGGCAAAATGCTAGGCAACACATCCCAGAGGTACTCAGAGTCGTGTTTTCCTTGTTGGGGTCTTTTTCTGCCTAATCTCCCAATTTAGAACATAGGATTTTTTGAACTATTCTCTTCTTGTGGTTAGTTAACCAAATTACTGATCAACCGAAAAGACGTCCAAAGTTAGCAATGCAGATATAGAGTATAGATTAGCAACAAACTTTGAGGAAGCTGCTATACTATCTAAATTTATCGTCATGGATTTTCTGTTGAAAAAAGTTATTGGAGTACTTGTCGATTGGAATGCTTATTTAGTTTTGTGCTTTTTGTAAACTTGAGCTTTAAGAGTGCATTAGTAGTTAGTGAAACATCTACCTTTTTGATAGTACAGTACAGAGGCCATTtataattcctttttttatGCAGCCACTGCTCTATTTGCTCTTAAGTCTAGTTGGAATAACTTGCCACCAAATTGGGAGGGGTCAGATCCTTGTGGTAGCAGCTGGGCAGGACTTATCTGTGACAACTCACGTGTAACCTCAATGTATATCCTCGGTATTTCAAATTTCTGATTGCTCTGTAGCTTGCCTACCTTCGCTTCCTCATTGTTTTCTTTAAGTTTCCTTCTGCAGAAAGTTATCAGGCATGGGCTTGGAAGGCAATCAGTTTGGAGATCTTTCATCATTAGCTGCATTGCaaattttgtatgttttttagtttgtttttctGTCTTTGAATGTTAGGATATTGATGATAAGATTCCATAATCATTTTCAGTTTATGTATTTCTCCAACTCTTATCTGAAGAACAACTGTAGTTTCATGTAAAATCATCAAGAATGCTGCAGCTAGTTCTCAAAGTAAATTAATGCAATATCCATGTCTTCTTTGCAACATATATTAGTCTGGCCTCATCTCTTCTTCATCCCAAACTAATTCCTGCAAGTATTTGTAAGTTGTATACGTTCAGTCAAAAGATTTACTAAAAGGAATAATTTCTGCCATTCGGATAAGAGGATATCCACTGCTATGACTAATTCTAACCTGTTTCAACCCCCAAATTAACCTATTCAAATGATTTATCACTTTGCTTCgtttattttagcaaatttggtTTTTGAGGCACGCATAATGAATTTCGTTGTTGTAGGGACCTCTCAAATAATGTTGGTTTGAAAGGGACTCTCCCACCATCAATTGGAAATTTGAAGAATTTGACAACCTTGTAAGAAATCCAAATGACCACTCCAGTATGCTTTATATAACTGTACAGTCTAGATCCTGATTTCAGAAACTGGTCATTTTATGCAGAATCTTAGTTGGTTGCAGCTTCTTTGGTCCAATTCCAGAATCAATTGGTTCTCTGCAGCAGCTGGTTTTTATGTAAGGATTTGCTTTTCCAGTTTATCCATTTGCTTACCTGAAGTTCAATCATTAATtgcttccattttttttatctgaAGTTCAATCAGTAATTGCTTCCTTTTTGTTTACCTGGAGTGAAATTATGCATTTCTTCAATGTCGGACTCTGGCAACTGAGTAATTATTCTTGCAGTTAAAAACAAGTTTGgttaccattttttttttttttgcttttcttaTCAACACTCCAACCAAATTAGGTTCAGTTCATGGGAAAGGTGTATTCTACATTATTAAGATTTGATTTCATTTGAAAACAATAAGTTGGCCGCAAGTGATGGGTATATAAAACAGGGATTCTCTAACCAATAACTTGCAACTTGACCTGCCTAGATTATGGAATTGTGCTGGAGTAGGATTCAGTAATTTGAAATTGAGTATTGGAACTTAGTGGTCCAGTTACTGAAATTCATCCCTAACATGTGAAGTAAATTGGACGAGGTGTGGCATGGatttattttgtagtttttaatgaaaaaatgcaAGCATCTTTGTTTTTTGTTGAGGATCATCTTATGGTCGTATAAACAGAAGCAGACGACAGAGAGGTCTTCTCTATTTCTTATTATGTTTCATTACATTCTTCATCTTTGTTTAAGGGTCTAAAATATATGCTCTCTTTAGCAGTCAGCTTATTCTTGACTTAATTTCTTATCTTTTTGACAACATGTCGTCAGATCTCTAACTTCAAACAGCTTCACGGGGCCAATTCCACCATCAATTGGCAATTTATCTAAATTGTCATGGCTTGATCTGAGTGACAATAAAATTAATGGGACTATCCCAATCTCACAAGGTTCAGCACTTGGTTTGGATTCACTAGTCAATACCAGACACCTGTATGTTGCTCTCATTCTAGTCTTCTTCTCTTCCACAGTTGTTGTATAAAGTTTTATCCGTTTCTTGCAGTCACTTGTCAAAAAATAAGCTCTCTGGCCTAATCCAACCTCAACTCTTCAACGCAAGTATGAAGCTGATACATGTGTGAGTATATAGGCAAGTTAAgtgtatattttcattttaaaaccCATATATCTGGTTAACTTAATTTACTTTAACCTTTTGGGgaataaatacataaatgacCTTCTATTACTTCCCAAGCTGAAGAGAAAGTTTTAAGAATGTATGTTTTTGCTTCTTTTACTGTGTGCTTTGTTGCAGGGAGCTATGCAAGGATTTTACATTTCTTTGTGTAGCATCTTTTATTTGTCTCACCTTGTTTAGTTATCAATTGTCATTTGCAATAATTtctgatatatattatatttatcatgGCACCCGTATGTGTTTGACTTCCTTAACACAAAATGGATTAACTAACCTTTTTGCTTTGGTAGAATATGTGCTCTTCTGCATTGGGCTTTTTGCAAGCACAATTATATGCATCACTTTCAAAGTATGCTGTCAGCTTGTAATACTATAATATCCTTAGGAGAGAACAATATCTTTAATGTATGTTCATTGTTGATGGAATATTCAAGAAGTGATTTTTCAACTAAAAGACCTTAAGAATGGAGACTGATGCTGAACAAATGACGTTGATTCATAAGAAACAGTGCCATGCTGCAAGTCATTTTTCTCTTGATTTTGATGATATTTGGCTTCTTATTGATCAGGATTTTAGATCACAACCAACTGACAGGAGAAATTCCAGAGTCTCTGGGAAGTCTGCAGAATTTGGAAATTTTGTGAGTTCCCAGTGTTGTCAGAAATATTCGCTCAAGTACTTTCTACCCTGAATTTGTgttcattttcattacatttcTTGTCATGTCTACAGGCGACTGGACTGGAACTCTCTCAATGGATCTGTACCTTCCGAGCTCAGTAATGTTACAAGTCTCAGTGAGCTGTATGCAGTCAGTAGAGACGTAAAAGTATCATGCTATTGGTATTTTATTTCGAAAATaagtctttcttttttgttgtagGTACTTATCCAATAATAATCTCAATGGATCAATTCCGGACCTTGCAAGTATGAACTTGCTAACCTATGTGTAAGTCGGTGTTTAGGTTTTATAACTATGAAATATGTACTAATGCTTGTAGACTTCTCTTATGATAGATTTCTAAATTCTCGTTGAAGAATTGCTTCAATCTATTTATTAGACACTCCTTTCAGCAAGGATGTGAAGAATGTGATATACCTGGTTGATGTATTTACTTACTTATTTCATTCCTATTGTTTGCAGGGGCATGAGCAATAACAGTTTCAATGCATCAGATGTTCCAGATTGGTTTACAAAGCtccctttattgaaaacatTGTACTTCTCTCTCACCTGTCTCTCATGTGTACACACACAAAATTAGTTGTATCAAGTATAAAACCCTTAGATgaaataacattcaaattctCCAATGCGCGTTCCATAGAACCCACTCCTGTCTTCTTGACTACCACAAACATGCTTGACTTCCATTAGTTTGGCATAGAGTACTTTGGAAATCAATGGAATATTGTGTTCAGGTCTTACTCCGCTGTGCTTCAGTTGAATACAGTTGACTTGTTGCTAAATTATAGGAAGATTTCCTGCTCTTAAGTCAAGTCTTAGTGGAAGGGCCAGTATAGAAGTTGAAGTGATAGCCTATATGGTTGGCCTAACCAAGGCAGACAACATAAATTTAGCCTGATGAATTGAATCTTAAGTAGGGGTCTTAGCACTACAGCCTACCAGTCAAAGAGGTTTAGAGAAAGCGTAAGCTTTTTATTCTCTTCATGGGAGCCACACAACACATAGCAGGAAGTCATAGGGCCCATGGAACCCATCTCTTTGTTCCTTATATTTGTTGGTGAAAGAAAACAACATTTAAGCAATGAGATATGCTATCCAGATACTACTTTTCTTCTACAAGCCATTTATTGGACTCGGGGAATAAAATCTTAAggagaaaatgattttttccgATTATATATGCTACTGTTTTAGATTATTTTGGTAGCACACTTTGCATCTATTGAAAATCTATTTAATAAATGTGAGCCTAAAAAACTGGTCTGCAAATCCTGTAGAGGAGGAGCTTGCTTTTAAGCGgcatatatcaaaatttaaaaataattcaaggaAGATGACTACTTGAATTGCCTTAATCCTGGGGTTATTTGCTCCTTTAGTAATCTTTGATGGGCACTGTAACAGATATATGGAGAACACAACACTGCAAGGACAAATCCCTGTTGACTTATTCAGTCGTCCTAACTTGGAAACTATGTAAGTTCACACTTTTTCTCTCATAAAACCGGATTTAGGCAGGGGATGTTTACTCATTAAAACCGGATTTAGGCATCACTCTTACAGGAGACATTTTATTTGATCACCAACTGGTTATATATTTGCAGAGGATTAGCCAACAACAAGCTCAACGGGACATTGGATATTGGGACCAGATATGGGAACAATTTAACTCTTGATTTGAGAAATAATTCTATCAAGGACTTCACTCAGAAAACAGGATACAACATGAATATATCGTGAGCAAATTACTTCTCTGTAATTAACCTTCTTATTATGCACATTCTTCTGTTTTGGAGAataatgttatattatattatgcaGGCTCGCTGGCAACCCGCTCTGTGATGGAACAGGAGCAACAGCCAAATACTGTGCAATTCAGATTTCCAATGATTCCTTCTCATCACCTCTGCAGTGTCCAGCAATGTCTTGCAATTCTGACAAAATATTAAGTCCTACATGCAAATGTTTATATCCATACACTGGGACACTACATTTCTTTTCCCTGTCCTTCTCAAATTTAGAGAACTCAAGCTACTTTACAACCCTTGCTGGCTCTATGATGTCTGCATTTCTATCCAATGGGCTTCCAGTGGATTCAGTTTCTCTAAGTGATCCAACAGTTGATGTTTATTCATATCTTCAAATTGAAGCACAAATCTTTCCCTCAACACAGGACAGTTTCAATCATACATCAATTCCTTCCATTGGTTACCTGCTCAACCGGAATCCTTTCCAACTCCAATATTTTGGACCCTTTTTCTTTACTTCTGAAAGTTATTGTTGCTTTGCAGGTGACTGAACATGGTTTTAGCAAAAAGAAACaatcttttctctttttcttctcaaattctTTTCTGGATAGATATGCGATTCTTATCTAGCTTAAcatgtttacttatttttatgatttagacgGAAAtaagaagtcatcatcacatacTGGTATCATCATTGGAGTATCGGTTGGTTGTGCAGTGCTTGTGCTCTTAACATTTTGTGCTGGCCTTTATGCCTTTCGCCAGAGAAAAATGGCAAAAAGAGCTGGTCATAGCAGTAACCCTTTTGGTAAGATCAGTTTTTCTTAGATCTGCACCATTTCGACATTACTATTTTTTAGCATTTTAGTGGTGTTATTTTTTCCTCCCAATGATGTCATCATGTGAATACAGAATCTTGGGACCGTGATACAAGTGGTGCTGTGCCACAACTTAAAGGAGCAAGATGGTTCTCATTTGATGAGATTAGGAAGTGCACAAACAATTTTTCAGAATCTAACTGCATTGGATCTGGGGGCTATGGGAAGGTTTacaatttctctctttctttgaGCTGTTCCTGCTATAAAGTTCAGCACATATTTAGTGTACTTAAGGTCTTACCTTTTCCCCATACCAACGAATGAACAACATATTGC is part of the Solanum lycopersicum chromosome 1, SLM_r2.1 genome and harbors:
- the LOC101247468 gene encoding leucine-rich repeat receptor protein kinase HPCA1-like, with protein sequence MLEMGSRSHVFLLIFVSQILAILGQTNSNDATALFALKSSWNNLPPNWEGSDPCGSSWAGLICDNSRVTSIKLSGMGLEGNQFGDLSSLAALQILDLSNNVGLKGTLPPSIGNLKNLTTLILVGCSFFGPIPESIGSLQQLVFISLTSNSFTGPIPPSIGNLSKLSWLDLSDNKINGTIPISQGSALGLDSLVNTRHLHLSKNKLSGLIQPQLFNASMKLIHVILDHNQLTGEIPESLGSLQNLEILRLDWNSLNGSVPSELSNVTSLSELYLSNNNLNGSIPDLASMNLLTYVGMSNNSFNASDVPDWFTKLPLLKTLYMENTTLQGQIPVDLFSRPNLETIGLANNKLNGTLDIGTRYGNNLTLDLRNNSIKDFTQKTGYNMNISLAGNPLCDGTGATAKYCAIQISNDSFSSPLQCPAMSCNSDKILSPTCKCLYPYTGTLHFFSLSFSNLENSSYFTTLAGSMMSAFLSNGLPVDSVSLSDPTVDVYSYLQIEAQIFPSTQDSFNHTSIPSIGYLLNRNPFQLQYFGPFFFTSESYCCFADGNKKSSSHTGIIIGVSVGCAVLVLLTFCAGLYAFRQRKMAKRAGHSSNPFESWDRDTSGAVPQLKGARWFSFDEIRKCTNNFSESNCIGSGGYGKVFKGTLTAGEVVAIKRAQHGSMQGAFEFKTEIELLSRIHHKNVVSLVGFCYEQGEQMLVYEYIPKGTLRESLSVKPKFQLEWTRRLKIALDAARGLAYLHELADPPIIHRDVKSNNILLDDHLTAKVADFGLSKLLRDEDKGHVTTQVKGTLGYLDPEYYMSQQLTEKSDVYSFGVVLLELITARAPIERGKHIVRLVAETIYDSKDNSKLYQLIDPRIGPGSKLEGVDRLFTLGMRCVNESGAERPSMGEAVKEIESILGLASLSKYTEGDLTSSSYEDTTQVSLDDFYNDKAFDYSGKFPSGGMNTTY